The following are encoded in a window of Roseimaritima ulvae genomic DNA:
- the radC gene encoding RadC family protein → MSSQKRRLRLMQVLDALLQLDEFSGQEAKQHCRESQPRYVTQTLTQLVQTGVLEKQVAPRGPRFRWAITKSTFQPTTWIDQLIHGDQVREMPSEDRPRERLLREGAAALRTAELLAILIRVGVRGESAVTGGRKLANRFDRRLEQLRDQTKLELHDITRAVTAANYCQIMAGVELGRRVALAEAKANQDREPARITSTSSAVAYCSDQFRYLANDATQEEFHIVTLDTKHKPIRTHRITVGTLDASLVHPREVFRPAIRDAASAVLLVHNHPSGDPTPSREDHQVTERLTDAGVLIGITVLDHIIVASEQSLSIREVS, encoded by the coding sequence ATGAGTTCTCAAAAGCGACGCCTGCGGTTGATGCAGGTTTTGGATGCGTTGTTGCAACTGGATGAATTCTCGGGACAGGAAGCCAAGCAACATTGTCGTGAGTCGCAGCCGCGATACGTGACGCAAACGCTGACCCAACTGGTGCAGACCGGAGTGTTGGAGAAACAAGTCGCCCCGCGAGGTCCCCGCTTCCGCTGGGCGATTACCAAGTCGACGTTTCAACCGACCACCTGGATCGATCAACTGATTCACGGCGATCAGGTTCGAGAGATGCCCAGTGAAGACCGGCCGCGCGAACGCTTGCTCCGCGAGGGAGCGGCCGCGTTGCGGACGGCCGAGTTGTTGGCGATCCTGATCCGCGTTGGCGTGCGGGGCGAATCCGCTGTCACCGGAGGCCGCAAGCTGGCCAATCGTTTCGACCGCCGTCTGGAACAACTTCGCGATCAAACCAAATTAGAATTGCACGACATCACCCGCGCCGTGACGGCCGCCAACTACTGCCAGATCATGGCCGGCGTGGAATTGGGACGCCGGGTCGCCCTGGCCGAAGCCAAAGCCAATCAGGACCGCGAGCCTGCTAGAATTACCAGCACCTCATCCGCCGTCGCGTACTGTAGCGACCAATTTCGCTACCTCGCCAACGACGCGACTCAGGAAGAATTTCACATCGTCACCCTAGACACCAAACACAAACCGATCCGCACCCATCGCATCACCGTCGGCACTTTGGATGCCAGTTTGGTCCATCCCCGCGAAGTCTTTCGCCCGGCGATTCGTGACGCGGCCTCCGCCGTGCTATTGGTGCATAACCATCCCTCGGGCGACCCCACGCCCAGTCGCGAAGACCATCAGGTGACCGAACGGTTAACCGATGCCGGGGTGTTGATCGGAATCACCGTGCTGGATCACATCATCGTGGCCAGCGAACAGAGTTTAAGCATCCGAGAGGTTTCATGA
- a CDS encoding right-handed parallel beta-helix repeat-containing protein: MSCRPKPCVVACWGLFLGIALTTVDAALTATCGQAADLVVDNVNGSDYQNDRGLLTTPPTFGPYRTITRALAAAGPGDRIVLTKTDQPYRECISLHGFDHSGTATEPFTIVGNGATLDGSEPANPIGWRPHPRVPGLWEYLRTPPGAGLLLLAEQPLQQVRAANGPVQLADLKPLQWTRQNGQFYLCTAVDRGPRDYPLQVTVQTTGITLYDVQHVVIENLTVRGFRLDGINAHDRASEVRLKNVTTIENGRSGVSVGGASRVRLEASASKGNGVAQLRTEGRSQLTLQNVTADATTAPAIDRDGGRVIGQPQP, encoded by the coding sequence ATGAGCTGTCGACCCAAACCCTGTGTTGTTGCCTGCTGGGGACTGTTCCTGGGAATCGCGCTCACGACGGTCGATGCGGCTCTAACGGCGACCTGCGGACAAGCGGCCGACCTGGTCGTCGACAACGTCAACGGCAGCGACTACCAGAACGACCGCGGCCTGCTGACCACGCCCCCCACCTTCGGCCCCTATCGCACGATCACCCGAGCCTTGGCGGCGGCCGGCCCCGGCGACCGCATCGTGCTGACCAAAACCGACCAGCCCTACCGTGAATGCATCAGCCTGCACGGATTCGATCACAGCGGCACCGCCACCGAACCCTTCACGATCGTCGGCAACGGCGCCACCCTGGACGGCAGTGAACCGGCCAATCCCATCGGCTGGCGCCCACACCCGCGGGTGCCGGGACTGTGGGAATACCTCCGCACGCCTCCGGGCGCCGGCTTGCTGCTGTTGGCCGAGCAACCGCTACAGCAGGTGCGTGCAGCCAACGGTCCGGTGCAACTGGCCGATCTGAAACCCCTGCAGTGGACCCGCCAGAACGGACAGTTTTATCTCTGCACCGCCGTCGATCGCGGCCCTCGCGATTACCCGTTGCAGGTCACCGTCCAAACCACCGGGATCACGCTGTACGACGTCCAGCATGTGGTCATCGAAAACCTGACCGTGCGTGGCTTCCGTCTTGATGGCATCAACGCTCACGACCGCGCCAGTGAAGTCCGGTTGAAGAATGTGACCACGATCGAAAACGGCCGCAGCGGCGTCAGCGTGGGCGGGGCCAGCCGAGTTCGTTTGGAAGCCAGCGCATCGAAAGGCAACGGCGTGGCCCAACTGCGGACCGAAGGCCGCAGTCAATTGACGCTGCAAAACGTCACCGCCGACGCCACCACCGCCCCGGCGATCGACCGCGACGGCGGCCGCGTGATCGGCCAACCCCAACCGTAG